The following proteins are co-located in the Blastopirellula marina genome:
- a CDS encoding acyl-CoA desaturase, whose amino-acid sequence MSIVTEKDDPSLLGESNLAEKRKPRNIKNRKNQPNRPRQSKPMSQRFRHGGAWPTIIWIALIHVGALAAPFCFTWSGLFTGIFLYYFTGCVGVTLGLHRYLTHAGFKTTKPVRWALAFIGQLSGEGSALDWVATHRKHHAHSDKEDDPHSPLDGAWWAHIIWLFPHHTGPQKDELHMRWGPDLRKDKVIWFFHKTFIVWHLLLGAALLGIGYAIGGWYTGISMVVYGMFLRLTVLLHVTWFVNSATHMWGYRNYETTDKSTNLWWVGLAAFGEGWHNNHHAYPRMAVHGHKWWEFDLTWNVIRVMRMTGMVWDVVDYKQKTKDGALKV is encoded by the coding sequence ATGTCGATCGTAACTGAAAAAGATGATCCATCGCTGTTGGGCGAAAGCAATCTCGCCGAGAAGCGTAAACCTCGTAATATTAAGAACCGCAAGAACCAGCCGAACCGCCCGCGACAATCCAAGCCGATGTCGCAGCGTTTCCGCCACGGTGGAGCCTGGCCTACGATCATTTGGATCGCCCTGATCCATGTTGGCGCCTTGGCCGCTCCATTCTGCTTTACGTGGTCTGGCTTGTTCACTGGTATCTTCCTGTACTACTTCACTGGTTGTGTCGGCGTGACGCTCGGTCTGCACCGCTACCTGACGCACGCTGGTTTTAAGACCACCAAGCCGGTTCGCTGGGCGTTGGCGTTCATCGGTCAGTTGTCAGGCGAAGGTTCGGCCCTGGACTGGGTTGCTACTCACCGTAAACATCACGCCCATAGCGACAAAGAAGACGATCCTCATTCGCCGCTTGATGGTGCCTGGTGGGCTCATATCATCTGGCTCTTCCCACACCACACCGGTCCACAAAAAGACGAACTGCACATGCGTTGGGGACCTGACCTTCGCAAAGACAAGGTCATCTGGTTCTTCCACAAGACCTTCATCGTCTGGCACTTGCTATTGGGTGCTGCTTTGCTTGGCATCGGCTACGCGATTGGTGGTTGGTACACCGGCATCTCGATGGTTGTCTACGGCATGTTCCTCCGCTTGACGGTCCTGCTGCACGTCACCTGGTTCGTGAACTCGGCCACGCACATGTGGGGCTACCGCAACTACGAAACGACCGACAAAAGCACCAATCTCTGGTGGGTTGGCTTGGCTGCCTTCGGCGAAGGCTGGCACAACAACCACCATGCTTATCCCCGCATGGCTGTGCATGGCCACAAGTGGTGGGAATTCGATCTTACCTGGAATGTTATCCGCGTCATGCGAATGACGGGCATGGTCTGGGATGTGGTCGACTACAAGCAAAAGACCAAGGATGGGGCGTTGAAGGTCTAA
- a CDS encoding neutral/alkaline non-lysosomal ceramidase N-terminal domain-containing protein, with protein sequence MLRSLLAIFVLAVGVLLLGTAPLRAADKVFQAGAATSNITPPLGELIVGNWVPVPAQHIHDELFARCLVLDDGATKLAIVLCDNVGIPQQVFDEAKAKVEEATGIPASHQLMAATHTHSATTARGKSKMLAQAELTDYQKFIVQRIADGVRRATNQLEPAMIGWGSAEEPSEVFNRRWYMKDSAHTTNPFGGVDRVRMNPPRGSAALDRPAGPTDPEVSFITVQSTEGKPIALLANYSLHYVGGVPNGEVSGDYFAYFGKFIEEKLGAGDQSPAFVGMLSNGTSGDVNNINFQDKNPKRYGPYEKMQEVADKVATKVAAANEKITFHEWVPLAAAATALPLQVRKPTKEMKKHFAAVKAKAEGEPTQHRREMIYAERIDNLKDAPDSVDVPLQVLRIGDLGITAIPFETFTETGLEIKSRSPFKDAFTIELANGSFGYLPTPEQHRLGGYETWLGTNYVEEKATVKIVDTLMKLSDSLQ encoded by the coding sequence ATGCTTCGATCTTTGCTCGCGATCTTCGTTCTTGCTGTTGGTGTTCTGCTTCTCGGCACGGCTCCGCTTCGTGCGGCCGACAAAGTATTTCAAGCTGGCGCGGCGACCAGCAACATTACACCTCCGCTGGGCGAATTGATCGTGGGAAACTGGGTGCCTGTTCCGGCACAACATATTCACGATGAACTGTTTGCCCGCTGCTTGGTGCTAGACGACGGCGCAACGAAGCTCGCGATTGTGCTGTGCGATAACGTAGGCATTCCGCAGCAAGTATTCGACGAGGCGAAGGCCAAAGTGGAGGAAGCGACCGGTATCCCAGCATCGCATCAGTTGATGGCGGCAACGCATACGCATTCGGCAACCACGGCTCGCGGAAAATCGAAGATGCTCGCCCAAGCCGAACTCACCGATTATCAGAAGTTTATCGTGCAGCGAATTGCCGACGGTGTGCGGCGAGCGACCAATCAGTTGGAGCCAGCGATGATTGGCTGGGGTTCGGCAGAAGAACCGAGCGAAGTGTTTAATCGCCGCTGGTACATGAAGGACTCGGCGCACACGACGAACCCATTCGGCGGTGTCGATCGCGTGCGGATGAATCCTCCTCGCGGTAGCGCGGCGTTGGATCGGCCAGCCGGCCCGACCGATCCGGAAGTCAGCTTTATCACGGTCCAAAGCACCGAAGGGAAACCAATCGCTCTGCTGGCGAACTACTCGCTGCATTATGTTGGCGGGGTGCCTAACGGAGAGGTCTCAGGCGACTACTTTGCCTACTTCGGCAAGTTCATTGAAGAGAAGCTCGGCGCGGGCGACCAGTCTCCAGCGTTCGTCGGCATGCTATCTAACGGGACCAGCGGCGACGTCAACAACATCAACTTCCAAGACAAGAATCCAAAGCGATACGGTCCCTACGAGAAAATGCAGGAAGTCGCCGATAAGGTCGCCACGAAGGTTGCGGCTGCTAACGAGAAGATCACGTTTCACGAATGGGTTCCCCTGGCGGCAGCCGCGACCGCGTTACCCCTGCAAGTTCGCAAGCCGACGAAAGAAATGAAGAAGCATTTTGCCGCTGTCAAAGCCAAGGCGGAAGGGGAACCCACCCAGCACCGTCGCGAGATGATCTATGCCGAACGGATCGACAATTTGAAGGATGCCCCAGATTCCGTTGACGTTCCTTTGCAAGTGCTGCGGATCGGTGATCTGGGGATCACCGCGATTCCGTTTGAAACGTTCACCGAGACGGGACTGGAAATTAAAAGCCGCAGCCCCTTTAAGGATGCGTTCACAATTGAGCTGGCCAACGGTTCGTTTGGCTATTTGCCAACCCCGGAACAGCACCGATTAGGGGGCTACGAGACTTGGCTGGGAACAAATTATGTCGAAGAGAAGGCAACCGTAAAGATCGTTGATACACTGATGAAGCTATCGGATTCCCTGCAATAA
- a CDS encoding tetratricopeptide repeat protein, which produces MEMDRGTFYRIQNHCDDGNMMLEGDDCEGALVAFNQAWQLVPEPRERWEASTWILASMGDAYFKLQKFNNAITSFADAMHCPGGLGNAFIHLRLGQCAYELGDNKQAGDQLARAYMAEGRDLFADEDPKYFEFLKTVLKPPVGQTEL; this is translated from the coding sequence ATGGAAATGGATCGAGGAACGTTTTATCGAATTCAAAATCATTGTGACGATGGCAACATGATGCTTGAGGGAGACGATTGTGAAGGAGCACTTGTCGCCTTCAATCAAGCCTGGCAGCTTGTCCCCGAGCCGAGAGAACGTTGGGAAGCTTCAACCTGGATATTGGCTTCTATGGGCGATGCTTACTTTAAATTGCAGAAATTTAATAACGCAATCACTTCATTTGCTGACGCGATGCATTGTCCTGGGGGGCTAGGGAATGCGTTCATACATTTGCGTTTGGGGCAGTGTGCGTATGAACTAGGAGACAATAAGCAAGCTGGCGATCAACTTGCCCGGGCTTACATGGCAGAGGGCCGAGATTTGTTTGCTGACGAAGATCCAAAGTACTTCGAATTTCTGAAAACGGTCTTGAAGCCGCCAGTCGGGCAAACGGAACTTTAG
- a CDS encoding glutamate decarboxylase: protein MALHDKNSIRGKIEDDVYASVNLSVSVPKYRFPKHEQDPRHAYSVVHDELMLDGNSRQNLATFCQTWMEPEVHKLMDECLDKNIVDKDEYPQTAEIEARCVHMLGDLWNSPEEANTIGCSTTGSSEAAMLGGLAMLRRWQAKCKKQGKLAERPNLITGPVQICWHKFARYWNIELREVPMEGDRLILTPDEVLKRCDENTIGVVPTLGVTFTCQYEPVEAIAKALDEYEDAVGHDIPIHVDAASGGFLAPFCAPEVKWDFRLPRVKSINTSGHKFGLAPLGVGWVIWRESADLPEDLIFWVNYLGGNMRDIALNFSRPGGQVVCQYYNFLRLGKEGYRKIQSACYETASYLADEIGKLGPFEVIFDGSAHAGIPAICWKLTEDQEHGFTLYDVADRLRARGWQVPAYSLPANREDLAIQRILVRHGVSRDLATLLLEDMQRAIEYCQKHAGKFDAPTEEQLAFTH, encoded by the coding sequence ATGGCTCTGCACGACAAGAACTCGATTCGCGGGAAGATCGAGGACGACGTTTACGCTTCGGTCAACTTATCGGTGAGCGTTCCCAAGTATCGCTTTCCTAAGCACGAGCAAGATCCTCGCCACGCTTACAGTGTCGTCCATGACGAACTGATGCTCGATGGCAACTCGCGTCAGAATCTGGCCACGTTCTGCCAAACTTGGATGGAGCCGGAAGTTCATAAGTTGATGGATGAATGCCTCGACAAGAATATTGTCGATAAGGACGAGTACCCACAAACGGCTGAGATTGAAGCACGCTGTGTCCACATGCTGGGCGATCTGTGGAACTCGCCGGAGGAAGCCAACACTATTGGTTGTTCGACTACCGGTTCCAGCGAAGCGGCCATGCTAGGCGGCTTGGCGATGCTGCGTCGTTGGCAAGCTAAATGCAAGAAACAAGGTAAGCTGGCCGAACGTCCCAATCTGATTACTGGCCCGGTTCAAATCTGCTGGCACAAGTTTGCCCGCTATTGGAATATCGAGCTCCGCGAAGTGCCGATGGAAGGGGATCGCTTGATCCTCACGCCGGACGAAGTGCTGAAACGTTGCGATGAAAACACGATTGGTGTCGTCCCCACATTGGGCGTGACGTTTACATGTCAGTACGAACCGGTCGAAGCTATCGCCAAGGCATTGGACGAGTACGAAGATGCGGTCGGCCACGATATTCCGATTCACGTCGATGCGGCTAGTGGTGGCTTCCTCGCCCCGTTCTGTGCACCCGAAGTGAAGTGGGATTTCCGCTTACCACGCGTGAAATCGATTAACACGTCCGGTCACAAGTTTGGTTTGGCGCCTCTGGGAGTTGGCTGGGTGATTTGGCGAGAGTCGGCGGACCTGCCGGAAGACCTGATCTTCTGGGTTAACTATCTGGGTGGGAACATGCGAGACATCGCGCTGAACTTCTCGCGTCCCGGTGGTCAGGTTGTATGCCAGTACTACAACTTCCTACGCCTTGGCAAGGAAGGCTATCGCAAGATTCAATCGGCTTGCTACGAGACGGCCAGTTACCTGGCAGATGAAATCGGCAAGCTTGGCCCGTTTGAAGTTATTTTTGACGGCAGTGCCCACGCCGGAATTCCGGCGATTTGTTGGAAGCTGACCGAAGATCAAGAACATGGTTTCACGCTGTACGACGTGGCCGATCGTTTGCGGGCTCGTGGCTGGCAGGTCCCTGCCTATTCGCTACCAGCAAATCGTGAAGACTTGGCGATCCAGCGAATTTTAGTTCGCCACGGAGTAAGCCGCGATCTGGCGACCTTGTTGCTGGAAGACATGCAGCGGGCGATCGAGTACTGTCAGAAGCATGCCGGTAAGTTCGACGCTCCGACAGAAGAACAGCTCGCGTTCACGCACTAA
- a CDS encoding response regulator transcription factor, translated as MKSNADTHILVVEDEEHLAIGIRYNLEAEGYQVSVAEDGRAALRIVDDNTGHIDLVILDLMLPGMSGYAVCETLRSNGEDMPILILSARTLSEDRTRGFDVGADQYMMKPFDLDEFLSRVKNLLALRRRRQPQKDPEAELIHQYSFGDVEIDFDSFQAFVGGKPIRLTQLESKLLHYFVTHPQRIIPKQELLREVWEMPANVSTRAPDQFIARLRKMFEKDKSKPKYFITIRDAGYQFIPNGDEEEKDSLDVEPQDDGST; from the coding sequence ATGAAATCGAACGCTGACACGCACATTCTGGTGGTCGAAGATGAAGAGCATCTCGCGATCGGGATTCGATATAATTTGGAAGCGGAAGGCTACCAGGTATCGGTCGCGGAAGATGGTCGGGCGGCGCTGCGCATCGTAGATGATAACACCGGCCACATTGACCTAGTGATCCTTGACCTCATGTTGCCCGGCATGAGCGGTTATGCCGTCTGCGAGACCTTGCGAAGTAACGGCGAGGACATGCCGATCTTGATCCTCAGTGCTCGCACGCTTTCCGAGGATCGCACGCGCGGCTTCGATGTGGGAGCCGACCAGTACATGATGAAACCGTTCGATCTGGACGAGTTTCTCAGTCGGGTCAAAAACCTGCTGGCGTTACGACGTCGTCGGCAACCGCAGAAAGATCCGGAAGCCGAGCTGATTCATCAATACAGCTTTGGTGACGTCGAGATCGACTTCGACAGCTTTCAAGCGTTCGTTGGTGGCAAACCGATTCGCCTGACACAACTTGAATCGAAACTGCTGCACTACTTCGTCACCCACCCGCAAAGGATTATCCCCAAGCAGGAATTGTTGCGGGAAGTATGGGAGATGCCAGCCAACGTTTCAACCCGCGCGCCTGACCAGTTCATAGCCCGGCTGCGAAAGATGTTTGAAAAGGACAAGTCGAAGCCAAAGTACTTCATCACGATTCGCGATGCAGGCTATCAGTTCATTCCTAACGGGGATGAGGAGGAGAAGGATTCTCTTGACGTCGAGCCCCAAGACGATGGCTCAACATAA
- a CDS encoding leucine-rich repeat domain-containing protein: MPSCFRQYRLRTLLLFCTLAAICFGLIRWRVSASYRQHQLANQIVERNGSVRWENWGPDWLNTAFGSFYFRSIIEVNMNHRHIEDDDLKLLREISSLEELNLSTSAVTDRGFIVLYELPRIRELRIEGTNVTNECLKYVGNLRKLESLNIQSTQITEDGLLYLRGMPNLTDLRVNTDAYWKGPFELTDTGIDHLSTLPSYETKSLRCKGLSQESLQWIRDRFTGNKLTLIELQGDAWADFLWDHPTITHLAVYRSAMQDDQLRKMLLANRLTHLYLTEVLVSDAGLVAPEKLTRLKSMSLHGTRMTTSSLFAIYGVHARQLSVIEQAYQDRNASFALRETMHGPEISWDDRFQEDDWKLLEFCPHMQTVVVGSDRKEQKYYDFEGHELEEKMHRTPCQIDDEALEGIVQLPQLMELKLSGLQRVSPSGLTALVNAKDLWSLQLTATGITDEHLKSLSLLGNLKRLDLSENMITDDGMAQLESLQNLESLDVSDCPQLSDESLKSVAKLQSLSTFKAANTSFGDEGLKYLFNMPRLKELWLIKTKATSHGIQKLKNSLPKRKP; the protein is encoded by the coding sequence TTGCCTAGCTGTTTTCGCCAGTACCGACTTCGCACCTTGCTGCTGTTTTGCACATTGGCAGCGATTTGCTTCGGGCTTATTCGCTGGCGAGTGAGCGCTTCATACCGGCAGCATCAGTTAGCGAATCAAATCGTCGAAAGAAACGGAAGCGTTCGCTGGGAGAACTGGGGACCTGATTGGTTGAATACGGCGTTTGGCAGTTTCTACTTCCGATCAATCATCGAAGTGAATATGAATCACCGTCATATCGAAGATGATGATCTGAAATTGCTGCGCGAGATTTCTTCTCTCGAGGAGCTTAATCTTTCGACTTCCGCGGTCACCGATCGTGGGTTTATCGTCTTGTACGAACTGCCAAGGATTCGCGAGCTAAGAATTGAAGGGACGAATGTAACCAATGAGTGCCTGAAGTATGTGGGAAATCTTCGTAAGCTGGAATCGCTAAACATTCAGAGTACGCAGATTACTGAAGACGGGCTTTTGTATTTGCGAGGAATGCCGAATCTCACAGATTTGCGCGTCAATACTGATGCCTATTGGAAAGGCCCGTTTGAGCTGACCGATACGGGGATCGACCATCTTTCCACACTGCCCAGTTATGAAACGAAGTCGCTGCGTTGCAAAGGCTTATCACAGGAAAGTCTTCAGTGGATTCGAGATCGCTTTACCGGAAACAAGCTTACGCTGATCGAACTACAAGGAGATGCCTGGGCCGATTTCCTTTGGGATCATCCTACGATCACTCACCTTGCGGTTTATCGAAGTGCCATGCAGGACGATCAACTCCGTAAAATGCTACTTGCCAATCGATTGACCCATCTGTATTTGACCGAGGTGCTGGTAAGCGATGCCGGACTTGTCGCTCCAGAAAAGTTAACGCGACTCAAATCGATGAGTCTGCATGGCACACGTATGACCACTTCAAGTTTATTTGCAATCTACGGTGTTCATGCGCGTCAACTTTCCGTGATTGAACAAGCGTATCAAGATCGTAACGCGTCTTTCGCATTGCGTGAAACGATGCATGGGCCTGAGATTTCGTGGGACGATCGGTTTCAGGAAGACGATTGGAAGCTCCTGGAGTTTTGTCCCCATATGCAAACCGTTGTTGTTGGATCGGATAGAAAAGAGCAAAAGTATTATGATTTTGAAGGCCATGAGCTGGAAGAGAAAATGCATCGCACTCCCTGTCAGATCGACGATGAGGCACTAGAAGGAATTGTTCAGCTACCACAACTAATGGAACTCAAATTATCGGGCCTGCAGAGAGTATCCCCCTCTGGCTTGACTGCTTTAGTGAATGCGAAGGATCTGTGGTCGCTTCAATTGACGGCGACTGGAATCACCGACGAGCATCTGAAATCATTGTCACTGTTGGGGAATCTAAAACGGCTTGATCTTAGCGAGAACATGATTACAGACGATGGTATGGCACAGTTAGAGTCGCTACAAAATCTTGAATCACTTGATGTCTCGGACTGTCCGCAACTGAGTGATGAGTCGCTTAAGTCGGTTGCCAAATTGCAGAGCCTATCCACGTTTAAAGCGGCGAATACATCGTTTGGTGACGAAGGCCTCAAGTATCTGTTCAATATGCCTCGCCTGAAGGAGTTGTGGCTTATCAAAACCAAGGCGACGTCGCATGGAATACAGAAGTTAAAAAATAGCTTGCCAAAGCGAAAGCCGTAA
- a CDS encoding metallophosphoesterase, which produces MTHSLDRRMFLSGLAGLPLVAGTTHLMATETTPLHLPTDPSRGIREGWTIAVFPDTQNYAKYGKNQVNFERMCQWVAEHLDAWRISLVMHEGDFVEQNNIAEGGGRGWGDQHSESQWESAKRALSKLEDKVPVVFATGNHDYGFRNAETRETQVNDYFPLNGNKLVSDGQGGGILIETGKNGLGQHSLENAAYEVALPDGRKLLVIALEWGPRREAVAWAKELVHREAYRNHTGMLLVHDFVTPESKRDGQDGNRKRSGNPHTYPTGKQGNTHDGEDLWQSLVHDAPQFQLVLNGHEMGSHVGRRVDPNAFGTPVHQMLFNAQGLGGGSAEKGNGGDGWMRLLTFEPDGVTLTVRTFSPLKMDAGKSPWWNHPSWCFTLPLKPA; this is translated from the coding sequence ATGACCCATTCACTCGATCGTCGTATGTTTCTCTCCGGTCTGGCAGGCTTGCCGCTAGTCGCCGGAACCACTCACTTGATGGCGACAGAGACAACGCCGCTTCACTTGCCGACCGATCCGAGTCGCGGCATTCGCGAAGGATGGACCATCGCTGTTTTTCCCGATACGCAGAACTACGCCAAGTATGGGAAGAACCAAGTCAACTTCGAGCGGATGTGCCAGTGGGTGGCTGAGCATCTCGATGCCTGGCGGATCAGCTTGGTGATGCACGAAGGGGACTTCGTCGAACAGAATAATATTGCTGAAGGAGGTGGCCGCGGCTGGGGAGACCAGCATTCTGAGTCGCAGTGGGAAAGTGCCAAGCGAGCACTTAGCAAGCTGGAAGACAAAGTCCCTGTTGTCTTCGCTACTGGAAATCATGATTACGGGTTCCGCAATGCCGAAACCCGTGAAACCCAAGTCAACGATTACTTTCCCTTGAACGGCAACAAGCTAGTTTCGGACGGGCAGGGGGGTGGCATTCTGATCGAGACCGGTAAAAACGGACTCGGCCAGCACAGTCTAGAGAATGCTGCCTACGAAGTCGCGTTACCCGATGGCCGTAAGCTATTGGTCATTGCTCTCGAATGGGGACCACGCCGCGAGGCAGTTGCCTGGGCAAAGGAATTAGTCCATCGCGAAGCGTATCGCAATCATACAGGCATGTTACTGGTGCACGACTTCGTCACACCAGAATCGAAACGTGACGGACAAGATGGAAACCGCAAGCGAAGTGGTAACCCACATACCTACCCAACAGGGAAACAAGGGAACACGCACGACGGGGAAGATCTGTGGCAATCGCTCGTCCACGATGCTCCACAGTTTCAATTGGTGCTCAACGGGCACGAGATGGGAAGCCACGTCGGTCGGCGTGTCGATCCGAACGCCTTTGGAACACCGGTCCATCAAATGTTGTTCAACGCCCAAGGACTTGGTGGCGGATCTGCCGAGAAAGGGAACGGTGGCGATGGCTGGATGCGATTGCTAACGTTTGAACCAGATGGTGTGACGTTAACCGTGCGGACCTTCTCGCCCCTTAAGATGGATGCCGGAAAGTCCCCTTGGTGGAATCATCCGTCATGGTGCTTCACGCTGCCGCTGAAGCCGGCCTAG
- a CDS encoding non-reducing end alpha-L-arabinofuranosidase family hydrolase, producing the protein MLRLLLVVVVLFPCVVQAEESTEFRLPSQWICSAPLISPEQRTKDPSHAQKDPTVVFHDGRWHVFMTAKLEGRSVIEYCSFANWEEADKSARTILDVSDSDYYCAPQVLFFTPHQKWYLVYQVGVPGNKKMMVAYSTTTDIADPKSWTKAAPMLDGGPNDPRTVGGLDFWVICDDDRAYLFFTSLNGKMWRMWTSLEQFPKGMDHCELALEAKIFEASHTYRLAGMNKYLTIIEENGRRYFKAFLADRLDGTWQPLAVTRQQPFAADTNIRPADGVTAWTDNVSHGELVRANNDQTLTIDPHDLRFVFQGMWDKDKQDKSYGAFSWRIGMLTPDWGDKADK; encoded by the coding sequence ATGCTGCGGCTTTTGTTGGTTGTGGTCGTATTATTTCCTTGCGTCGTCCAGGCTGAAGAATCGACTGAGTTTCGCCTGCCAAGCCAATGGATTTGTAGTGCGCCACTGATTAGCCCCGAACAGCGCACAAAAGATCCGAGCCACGCCCAAAAGGACCCGACGGTTGTTTTTCACGACGGCAGGTGGCACGTCTTCATGACAGCGAAGTTAGAGGGACGTTCTGTAATTGAGTATTGTTCATTCGCCAATTGGGAAGAAGCGGACAAATCAGCGCGAACGATCTTGGATGTTAGTGATAGCGACTACTACTGTGCGCCGCAGGTCTTATTCTTCACGCCGCATCAAAAGTGGTATCTCGTTTACCAGGTCGGCGTACCGGGCAACAAGAAGATGATGGTGGCGTATTCCACGACGACCGATATCGCCGACCCGAAGAGCTGGACCAAGGCCGCGCCGATGCTCGATGGCGGGCCTAATGATCCGCGCACTGTCGGTGGCCTTGACTTTTGGGTGATCTGTGACGATGACCGAGCCTACCTCTTCTTTACATCGCTCAACGGCAAAATGTGGCGGATGTGGACCTCGCTCGAGCAATTCCCCAAGGGGATGGACCATTGCGAGCTGGCCTTGGAAGCTAAGATTTTCGAGGCCAGCCACACCTATCGGCTGGCGGGGATGAATAAGTACCTGACAATTATCGAAGAGAATGGTCGACGCTATTTCAAGGCGTTTCTGGCCGATCGTCTCGACGGCACCTGGCAGCCGCTTGCCGTAACGCGTCAACAACCGTTCGCGGCCGATACCAACATTCGCCCAGCCGATGGCGTAACGGCTTGGACGGACAATGTCAGCCATGGTGAACTCGTGCGGGCGAATAATGACCAGACCCTGACCATCGATCCGCACGACTTGCGATTTGTTTTTCAGGGTATGTGGGATAAGGATAAGCAGGACAAATCATATGGGGCGTTCTCTTGGCGGATTGGAATGCTGACGCCTGATTGGGGTGATAAGGCGGACAAGTAA
- a CDS encoding sensor histidine kinase, translated as MSSRRPLGLLVTIAVIMIVLLIAMIVGWVIITVFAAKEDPNSATFYFTFLPIGATFLAVILAGVVFYMILSIKAINLNQRQANFIDSVTHELKSPIASLKLYLQTLNRRSIPPEKVGAFYETMLEDVERLDHLINHLLEAGRLDRRRDDAEEGEVRLDKVLAGCAQSVALLYRLPPDTIKVKTVPCTMHGLHGDIEIIFRNLIDNAVKYSGKDPEVRVQLRVKYNDEAVVEVIDNGPGIPISQRRKIFGRFVRLGLELQREKPGTGLGLYLVRTLVRRMRGEVRVKDSPKGSGTMFVVTLPGAKTLVESRANEEAMEEAAAKER; from the coding sequence ATGTCTAGTCGCCGTCCGTTAGGTTTGCTCGTCACGATCGCCGTGATCATGATCGTGCTGTTGATCGCGATGATCGTCGGCTGGGTCATTATCACGGTCTTTGCGGCCAAAGAAGATCCAAACTCGGCCACCTTCTACTTCACGTTTCTGCCGATCGGGGCGACCTTTCTGGCAGTGATTCTGGCGGGGGTTGTGTTTTACATGATTCTCTCGATCAAGGCGATCAATCTCAATCAGAGACAAGCAAATTTCATCGATAGCGTGACGCACGAACTGAAGAGCCCAATCGCTTCATTGAAGCTCTACCTGCAGACACTCAATCGTCGCTCGATTCCGCCGGAAAAGGTGGGGGCGTTTTACGAAACGATGCTGGAAGATGTCGAGCGGTTGGATCACCTGATCAATCATCTGCTTGAAGCGGGGCGACTCGATCGACGCCGTGATGATGCCGAGGAAGGTGAGGTGCGGCTTGATAAGGTGCTGGCAGGCTGTGCCCAATCGGTCGCCCTGCTCTACCGGCTGCCGCCGGATACTATCAAGGTGAAGACCGTTCCTTGCACGATGCATGGCCTGCATGGCGATATTGAGATCATCTTTCGAAACTTAATTGACAACGCGGTAAAATATTCGGGGAAAGATCCCGAAGTAAGAGTGCAGCTGCGGGTAAAATACAATGACGAAGCGGTCGTTGAAGTTATCGATAATGGACCAGGTATCCCCATTTCGCAGCGGCGTAAGATTTTCGGCCGTTTTGTGCGTTTGGGGTTAGAGCTTCAGCGCGAGAAGCCCGGTACCGGCCTGGGTTTGTACTTGGTTCGCACCCTGGTGCGGCGAATGCGGGGCGAAGTTCGGGTCAAAGATTCGCCTAAGGGAAGTGGGACGATGTTCGTGGTGACCTTACCGGGGGCAAAAACGCTGGTCGAGTCCCGTGCTAACGAAGAGGCCATGGAGGAAGCCGCTGCCAAAGAGAGATAG